The Oryza glaberrima chromosome 5, OglaRS2, whole genome shotgun sequence DNA segment TCGCATACCATCCATTGCACGGAAGATGCCCTCAAAGTCAGACCTCTGATAAGGCAAAAGGCGATCTAGTGCTTTCTGCCTCAGTTCAAGACTTGAAGCCATAATCATCTGCCTGACAGCCTTAATCCTCTCGTCTGAAGCGAAGAActatgaagagaagaaaaagagaagagggcATGAAATTATCTGCATTGACTAGAAGAGAAGAGTTGCATCCATGAATCTAGCTTCTAAGTGTTAAACTCAACTAAAAAGTTCAGGCACATATCATcctagcaaaaaaaagaaaaaaaaagagcattaACAAACAAAGTTAATACACACCATATGTTCAGTCCGGCATAGCCCAATTCCTTCTGCCCCATTCTGTCTGGCTGTTGTTGCATCCTCGGGGGTATCAGCATTTGCCATAACCTAGAACATGGAACATACTCACAATAAGCATTTTTTATTGATGCTGGTGTAACAGAACTAGGTAGCCTTGACCTTAGTGAGTAAATAAAACTAATGTCCCTTTTTCAGCTGACTTCAACTTGAAACATATTTTGCTTACCTTGAGTTTCCTAACTTCATCCACCCAAGACATGAAAGTTTCCAAATCACCACTAAGGGCTGGTGGGCAGAGTGGCTGCTTGCCAATGATCACTTCACCAGTTGATCCATTCAACGATAGCCACTCACCTTCATGCAGCGCCTTGTCTTCAATCACTACAATCTGTAGAGACACAGCAAATTAAGCAACTATCTGCAGTATAAAATGGTAATTGCAAACTCGATGTGGGAAAGGCAGCCTTTGTACATAAGAGAACTCTTAAATGTTTGTGTGGTGCAAGAATCTAGTATAATCACCTTGGACGCATCATTTACACGGACGCTTGAGCATCCTGACACACAACATTTGCCCCATCCGCGCGCAACAACAGCAGCGTGAGAGGTCATACCACCTCTTGCTGTAAGAATTCCAAcagctgcatgcatgccacCAACATCCTCTGGGCTGGTCTCTGTCCTCACCTTTACATTCATAATGGACAGGTAAATGTCAAGATACACCAAATGCAACGATGCAATGTGGAGTTTTCAAGTGCAGCTTGAATAAAGCTgtgataaatctatttttttcctataaacAGCTGTTTAATATTCTAATATGGACGAAACAAACAAATTTGTCCTAGAAAGACAGATGATCAGGACGTACCAGAATAACATCTTTCCCTTGGGCATGCCATGCTTCAGCATCCTCGGCAGTGAATACAATTTGGCCCACAGCAGCCCCAGGTGATGCAGGTAAGCCCGTGGCAATAACTTTGTCTTTATACCCTGATGGGTTCTCAAACTGGTTTTCATAACAAAAGATTAAAAGTGAGATATCAATAACTGCCATTAATTTAGTTGTGAACTGAAACTCAAGTACGCAATGTCCAAGACCTGTGCAGAAACTAGCAggcaacaaaattttaaaacaacagTTACCAACATCAATACTTGTGTGATTATGTTTGATATTTGTTAGTTATGATAATAGTATTATACTTTACTACACAAGACATAATGAGATAATCTCTGTTGTTTGCTAAAAATCATTCCAAATAATTCAAAATGCTCAGAGTTCAAGTAACAAACACTCTACCTATTTTGTGGAAAAATATAACATAAAGATTTTGATGTTCAGAATTAAAGCAGACATGCGTATCAAATTTCACTAATAGATCGCAAACACACATTTATTCTTTGATTATTCTAGCTTACTATTAAGTATTAACTGATTTATTCTAAGCACGCAATCGATGTGGTAACTTCTATGACATCAATACACCAACCCAACAAAATTGTTCTAAAAGAGCAACACGGCATTTTGGGATAACAGAGGTATTATGAAATTGTATGTGTCCATTTATGTGGTGCATGAGTTTATAGACCATTAGAGCCTCTAAGTTATACAATACCTGAGGATGAAGAAGCTGATCCAGGTGACCTGGTTCTACCATCTTAAGTGCTGTGCGGCGCTCAACAAGGCCCTCGTTAACCATGTCTACAGCAATCTTTACAGCACCTTTTCCTGTGCGCTTTCCTGTTCTGCACTGAAGCATCCAAAGCCTATTTTCCTGAACAGTAAATTCAATATCCTGCATTATACATGAAAATTAAGTTagtctcccaaaaaaaaaataatggaggCACATTACCTAGTTGCTAAACCAAGAGCATGATCAAGATCATTTCAAATCACTTATTTCTGTGTGCAAGCTATTGGAGGTAATGAGATATCACCAAAACAATGCTCGAGTATATGATCAGACGATCGTGCTTCCTTCTAAGTTTCAGTTTGAGGGAAAAGTAGGACACTTATGCCTCTAGAACTGCCTTAATCCCATTATCTAATAAGGTATTGATGCATAAAGCAAATTAGAATATTGTACCATCATTTCTTTATAGTGACTCTCCAAAATTTTGCAGTTCTCAACGAGCTCTTCATAAGGCTCCGGCATGTGGTCCCTCATAGCATCAAGATCCTCTGGAGTTCTGATTCCAGCAACCACATCCTCACCCTGCAGAAGAAATAATATTGCATTATAAGAAATCGTTCGGGTATATATGAATTATCGCCGCTTGCATAACCCAATACGATCAGCAGGAAACATATTGCTCATACATTGATTCAAACACACAAACCACAGGTGTGCAACAGTTAGCAGCTAGATGCAAATAGGAGGAACAGGGTGTGAGCCATACCTGAGCATTCACAAGGAATTCGCCGTAAAGCTTCTTCTCTCCAGTGCTTGGGTTCCTAGTGAAGAGCACACCCGTGCCAGAGGTGTTCCCCATGTTTCCAAACACCATGGTCTGCACGTTTACAGCAGTGCCCTTCAGCCCAGTGATCTTGTTTATGCTTCTGTACTTGATTGCTCTTGGGCTATCCCATGAGTTGAACACGGCCAACACGGCCAGCTGCAGTTGCTTCTTGGGATCTATGGCAAGCAAACAACACAGTACATTAGCATTCAGACGCCAAAAGAAAAGGCTCAGTTTCATCAAAACACTAATTAATTTCAGATATCACGAAGAGTGAAACTTTATGGGCATACCAGAGGGAAATGGCTCTCCCTTAGCTTCAACATAGACATCCTTGTACTGTGCCACTAGTTCTTTGAGGTCAGTGGCAGTCAGGTCAGTGTCGTTGTGCAGCCCCTTGACTGCTTTCATGGCTTCGAGCTTCTCCTCGAACAGTGCATGAGGAATGTCCATGACctggaaaagagagagaaaaaaattctaaGAAGAACTGATCTCTGTAGCATTCAAGAACCAGGAAGCATTCATGACCTGTAACCAATTTTTGGACTGAATAAAGGCAAAATTCCCCTCTATTGAGTAACAACTAACACCCATCACAAATTCACGATTCTGCGGCTCATCCTTGCGACATCCTACCGAAACCCTCTGGCCTTATCTTACCAGCGAATCGCGGCCAAGGCAATCGAAGCTGGTATAGGTCTAGCATCCATGATGGGCTCAGGCGCGGTCCGCAGGGCGctctcctccgcgccgccgccgccgccgccgcggcggcggcgcttgtgATGAGTCGAACCATGGCTGGGATTGGTAGGAGGGAGGTGGTCGAGGGCTCGGGGCGCAGTGGAGTTCGAACCACTTCGACTCCAGCGACCGGACCGGTCCGGTCCGGTGCAAGGTGACCGACCGACCGGTTGCGCACCCCAAGCGAAGGGCAAAAGTTGTGCAGACCGCCGAGACCGGTGTGGTGAACGGTGCGcttgaaaaatataataaaacttACTGTTTTTTACTCTAAATTAAATTTgctaaaaaagaataaaattaagaacattttttccaaaaaaaataagctTTGATGAATATAggtgaaaaaaaagtaattggTTGTATGACTGGAGTAGCAACCAACTTGTCTTTGAACTTCTAGGAAGACAGATATTTCCATATTGCAGATGTTATCAGGTACTATGTTGGAGGACCCTGtactgattaatttaattattacatgAAATAGGAGTATATGTGAGCTGAGCTAGTAAGGAGTGTCAAATTGTACTGCTAACCACCCATCGCCTTCACCAGTCATCCTTTCCAATAAAATTAAAGAACTATGGTCAAAATACGGCAATAGTGCCGTACAGGTCTCCTAAGAAAACATCTTGTATTCTTCGTACGAGGAGATCAAATATTGACAGCAAGTTCCATGTTAATCCCTTGCTAGCACATAATCGCATATACGATCGAGAGGGACATACTAtctcttgtttttttccttttttttcttgacacaATACTAAAATATTCTCCTTGTAACTTTTCTAAAGTCAAATACTACTAAAATTATTCCCCATTTTCTAATAGTAAAATAGAGCCACAAAAGAACAATAAGCTTTGGGAAGTAGGAGTGACTCTAGTGCGGACAAATTCCCCCCACATAGGATGAGACGGAAGAACCGGGCCCCACCCAACGCACAAAAGTATGCGCATCCGCAGCCACCACCGTCGCGTCGCTGACGCAGCATAAATAACTTACCCACCACGTCGATGCAGCCGTGGCAGTGTTGACGCACACGAAAGTAGCAGAGAACAAGTAAAATTAAGCTCGTGAGCTCCGACGAGCTAGGCAGCTAGCTGCCGAGTCAGCGAGCCGGGAGAGTGTGATCTGATGAGGAGTACGTACCACGTTGCCGAACATGTCGAGGAAACGGCGGTAGGAGTCGTACGCGAAGCGGTCGCCGCTCTTGGCCGCCAgtcccgccgccacctcgtcgTTCAGCCCCAGGTTCAGCACCGTGTCCATCATCCCCGGCATCGACACCTgcacacacacgcacgcacggaTCGATCAGCAACGGAGATCAATCGATCTGTCACATCGCCGGCGTggcagagaggaagagagagagtaaataTAAGTAAGTGAtacgcacggcggcgccggagcggacggagaggaggagagggcgggCGGGGTCGCCGAGGCGCGCCGCCATGTACTCCTCCACCCACTGGAGCCCCTCGACGATCTCCTCCCACAGCCCCGCCGGCAGCGTCTTCCCCGCCGCCTGGTACTG contains these protein-coding regions:
- the LOC127773564 gene encoding pyruvate, phosphate dikinase 1, chloroplastic, giving the protein MPSVSRAVCVQRASGNNGRRCRDGAAAAGRRSVVAQRARHGKPEVAIRSGSGGSARGGHCSPLRAVAAPIPTTKKRVFHFGKGKSEGNKAMKDLLGGKGANLAEMASIGLSVPPGFTVSTEACQQYQAAGKTLPAGLWEEIVEGLQWVEEYMAARLGDPARPLLLSVRSGAAVSMPGMMDTVLNLGLNDEVAAGLAAKSGDRFAYDSYRRFLDMFGNVVMDIPHALFEEKLEAMKAVKGLHNDTDLTATDLKELVAQYKDVYVEAKGEPFPSDPKKQLQLAVLAVFNSWDSPRAIKYRSINKITGLKGTAVNVQTMVFGNMGNTSGTGVLFTRNPSTGEKKLYGEFLVNAQGEDVVAGIRTPEDLDAMRDHMPEPYEELVENCKILESHYKEMMDIEFTVQENRLWMLQCRTGKRTGKGAVKIAVDMVNEGLVERRTALKMVEPGHLDQLLHPQFENPSGYKDKVIATGLPASPGAAVGQIVFTAEDAEAWHAQGKDVILVRTETSPEDVGGMHAAVGILTARGGMTSHAAVVARGWGKCCVSGCSSVRVNDASKIVVIEDKALHEGEWLSLNGSTGEVIIGKQPLCPPALSGDLETFMSWVDEVRKLKVMANADTPEDATTARQNGAEGIGLCRTEHMFFASDERIKAVRQMIMASSLELRQKALDRLLPYQRSDFEGIFRAMDGLPVTIRLLDPPLHEFLPEGHVEDMVRELCSETGAAQDDVLARVEKLSEVNPMLGFRGCRLGISYPELTEMQARAIFEAAITMTNQGIQVFPEIMVPLVGTPQELGHQVDVIRQIANKVFTDMGKTIGYKVGTMIEIPRAALVADEIAEQAEFFSFGTNDLTQMTFGYSRDDVGKFLPIYLSQGILQHDPFEVLDQRGVGELVKLATERGRKARPNLKVGICGEHGGEPLSVAFFAKAGLDYVSCSPFRVPIARLAAAQVLL